From one Prochlorococcus marinus str. MIT 0912 genomic stretch:
- a CDS encoding long-chain acyl-[acyl-carrier-protein] reductase codes for MFGLIGHSTSFEDAKRKALGLGYDHIAEGDLDVWCTAPPQLVEHVKVVSAIGKTIEGAYIDSCFVPEMLSRFKTARRKVLNAMELAQKKGISITALGGFTSIIFENFNLLQNQQVRNTTLDWQRFTTGNTHTAWVICRQLEQNAPQVGIDLRKSKVAVVGATGDIGSAVCRWLSNRTGVSELLLVARQQKPLLELQSQLGGGKILSLDEALPEADIVIWVASMPKTLEIDPSKIKRPCLMIDGGYPKNLGEKFSGPGIHVLKGGIVQFFKDIGWSMMELAEMENPKREMFACFAEAMLLEFENCHTNFSWGRNNITLEKMDFIGKASERHGFSAVGLKSNIQTSTV; via the coding sequence ATGTTTGGGCTAATTGGACATTCAACAAGTTTTGAAGATGCCAAAAGAAAGGCATTGGGCTTGGGGTATGACCATATTGCTGAAGGAGATTTGGACGTATGGTGTACAGCACCCCCTCAGCTTGTAGAGCATGTAAAGGTTGTAAGTGCTATCGGTAAGACTATTGAAGGAGCTTACATAGACTCATGCTTTGTCCCTGAAATGCTAAGTCGCTTCAAAACTGCAAGAAGAAAAGTTTTAAATGCAATGGAGTTAGCTCAAAAGAAAGGGATCAGCATTACAGCTCTAGGTGGATTTACCTCAATAATTTTTGAAAATTTTAATTTGCTTCAAAATCAACAAGTTAGAAATACAACTCTTGATTGGCAAAGGTTTACCACTGGTAATACTCATACAGCTTGGGTGATTTGTAGACAGTTAGAGCAAAATGCACCCCAAGTAGGAATTGATTTGCGCAAATCCAAAGTGGCTGTTGTTGGCGCTACTGGGGATATTGGTAGTGCTGTTTGTAGGTGGCTCTCTAATCGAACTGGTGTTTCTGAACTTCTTTTAGTTGCTAGACAACAAAAGCCTTTACTTGAACTTCAATCGCAACTTGGAGGAGGGAAAATTCTTAGCCTTGATGAGGCTTTACCTGAAGCAGATATCGTGATTTGGGTCGCAAGCATGCCTAAAACTTTAGAAATTGACCCATCTAAAATTAAAAGACCGTGCTTAATGATTGATGGTGGATATCCAAAAAATCTAGGTGAGAAGTTTTCAGGACCCGGAATACACGTCTTAAAGGGTGGAATAGTTCAATTTTTCAAAGATATTGGTTGGAGCATGATGGAATTAGCTGAGATGGAAAATCCTAAAAGAGAAATGTTTGCGTGTTTTGCTGAAGCAATGCTTCTTGAATTCGAGAATTGTCATACCAATTTCAGTTGGGGGAGGAATAATATTACTTTGGAAAAGATGGATTTCATTGGCAAAGCTTCTGAAAGGCATGGGTTTTCTGCTGTTGGTTTGAAATCAAATATTCAGACATCAACCGTCTGA
- a CDS encoding Tab2/Atab2 family RNA-binding protein — translation MIATKKSDLKNTDWELDFYSRPIIDENGKKRWELLITSTNNFKDTKTFKWEKTCPANSVNSIWLKNALEEAIDEACSQGWEKPSVIRCWRSSMKTMIKRAADQIGIELISSRRTYSLLEWINDREKSFYPKQKGYIGVNLAPPSSPIANQAIPLPEEVRGDSWSFASLSLNTLREADEWEIQFSNLIPIKDSIDQHISIPGIRLFSPKRSLALAAWLGGLEPAKLLIEGTQIILEAGQSDRWLVTDVDKEAKEAIENNFINTKIEADGLQFISVQKSPEENSLDGFWMLKDIGEI, via the coding sequence GTGATCGCTACAAAAAAATCTGATTTAAAAAACACAGACTGGGAACTAGATTTTTATTCCCGACCAATAATTGATGAAAATGGAAAAAAGAGGTGGGAACTACTAATTACTTCTACAAATAATTTCAAAGATACGAAAACATTTAAATGGGAAAAAACATGTCCTGCCAATAGTGTTAATTCTATTTGGTTAAAAAATGCATTAGAAGAAGCTATTGATGAAGCTTGCTCACAAGGCTGGGAGAAGCCTTCTGTTATTCGTTGTTGGAGATCCTCAATGAAAACAATGATAAAACGTGCTGCAGATCAAATCGGAATTGAACTTATATCTAGCAGAAGAACATATTCATTATTAGAGTGGATTAATGATAGAGAAAAGAGCTTTTACCCTAAGCAAAAAGGGTATATTGGCGTCAACCTAGCTCCTCCATCAAGCCCAATTGCGAACCAAGCCATACCATTACCAGAAGAAGTAAGAGGAGACTCTTGGAGCTTTGCTTCACTTTCTCTAAATACACTTAGAGAGGCTGATGAATGGGAAATACAATTCTCTAATTTAATTCCAATAAAAGATTCAATTGATCAACATATTTCTATTCCTGGTATTAGACTTTTTAGTCCAAAAAGATCATTAGCACTTGCAGCTTGGCTTGGGGGGCTTGAACCAGCAAAGCTTTTAATAGAAGGTACTCAAATAATTTTAGAAGCAGGGCAATCTGACAGATGGTTAGTAACTGATGTCGATAAAGAAGCAAAAGAAGCTATTGAAAATAATTTTATAAATACAAAAATAGAGGCAGATGGACTTCAATTTATTTCAGTTCAGAAAAGTCCTGAAGAAAATTCTTTAGATGGTTTTTGGATGCTAAAGGATATTGGAGAGATTTAA
- a CDS encoding site-specific integrase yields the protein MDENQKLIDINHELEEKGINLRIEKRGKVLNIRGSLPDKKFHNLSKIQRISLRLPFNIKGLEEAKKAIELVDFQLKKNQFSWSHWIKEKAISSIKTNNSVVSNEIESFKKHFFADTSRSKSQAGMLSTWQSAYKPYLNRLIGVSNKSTHKLNEELLVKILLSYKENSRSRQQCGIVLSALAKHLKVELPENWKQLQSGYGIHESNFRALPSDEEIINSFQLIPNPKWRFVFGLMATYGLRNHEVFFSDLSCLKKGGDKILRVFPNTKTGEHQVWPFHPEWVGFFQLDNKTDTFDLLPDIKTDLKQTTLQHIGRRVSEQFKRYKISFTPYDLRHAWAVRTILIGLPNTVAAKMMGHSVSIHTKTYHHWITRRDQQLAVDSALSRGKY from the coding sequence ATGGACGAGAATCAAAAGTTAATAGATATAAACCATGAGCTTGAAGAGAAGGGAATCAATCTAAGAATTGAGAAAAGGGGTAAAGTTTTAAACATTAGAGGCTCTTTGCCGGATAAGAAATTTCATAATCTTTCTAAAATTCAAAGAATAAGTCTTAGACTCCCATTTAACATTAAAGGCTTAGAAGAGGCTAAAAAAGCAATTGAATTGGTTGATTTTCAACTTAAAAAAAATCAATTTTCTTGGTCTCATTGGATTAAAGAAAAAGCCATCTCATCGATAAAAACTAATAACTCAGTAGTCAGCAATGAAATAGAAAGCTTTAAAAAACATTTTTTTGCTGATACTTCTAGAAGCAAATCACAAGCAGGAATGTTAAGCACTTGGCAGTCTGCTTACAAACCATATTTGAATAGGTTGATCGGAGTAAGTAATAAATCTACCCATAAATTAAACGAGGAGCTTCTAGTGAAGATCCTTTTAAGTTACAAAGAAAACTCAAGGAGCAGGCAACAATGTGGAATTGTTTTAAGCGCTTTAGCAAAACATCTTAAAGTAGAACTACCTGAGAACTGGAAACAACTTCAAAGTGGTTATGGAATACACGAATCTAATTTCAGAGCATTACCTAGTGATGAAGAAATTATTAATAGCTTTCAATTAATACCAAATCCAAAATGGAGATTTGTTTTTGGATTAATGGCAACATATGGGCTTAGAAATCATGAAGTCTTTTTTAGTGACTTATCTTGTTTAAAAAAAGGTGGGGATAAAATACTTCGGGTTTTCCCAAATACAAAAACAGGAGAGCATCAAGTTTGGCCATTTCATCCTGAATGGGTTGGTTTTTTTCAGCTAGACAACAAAACCGATACTTTTGATTTACTCCCAGATATTAAAACAGATCTAAAACAGACAACCCTTCAACATATCGGAAGAAGAGTCTCTGAACAATTTAAAAGATATAAAATATCTTTTACCCCATATGATTTAAGACATGCATGGGCAGTTAGGACCATCTTGATAGGCCTGCCAAATACTGTAGCCGCAAAAATGATGGGACACTCAGTTTCAATACATACAAAAACTTATCATCATTGGATAACAAGAAGAGATCAGCAACTAGCTGTTGATAGTGCCCTATCTAGAGGCAAGTATTAA
- the hemH gene encoding ferrochelatase produces the protein MARVGVLLLNLGGPERIKDVGPFLYNLFSDPEIIRLPVRAFQKPLAWLISLLRSSKSQEAYRSIGGGSPLRRITEQQARELQSYLRNIGIDATTYVAMRYWHPFTESAVADMKADGVNEVVVLPLYPHFSISTSGSSFRELKRLRDSDSEFEKLSIRCIRSWFDHPAYVSSMAELIKKQILACELPQEAHVFFTAHGVPKSYVEEAGDPYQDQIQNCSLLIIDQLENSLGFSNSFSLAYQSRVGPEEWLKPYTEEVLEKLGKSGIKELVVVPISFVSEHIETLQEIDIEYKEIANKNGIVNFKRVPALDTYPLFIEGLADLVSSCLNGQGISLEEASKLPERVKLYPQEKWQWGWNNSSEVWNGRVAMIVFLCFLMELIIGGGPLHQIGLL, from the coding sequence ATGGCTCGGGTTGGTGTCCTCTTATTAAATCTTGGAGGTCCGGAGAGGATTAAGGATGTTGGACCATTTTTATATAATTTATTTTCGGACCCAGAGATAATTCGTTTACCAGTTCGTGCTTTTCAAAAACCTCTTGCTTGGCTTATAAGCTTATTAAGAAGTAGTAAATCACAAGAGGCTTACAGGTCTATTGGAGGTGGATCACCTTTACGTCGTATCACTGAGCAGCAAGCAAGAGAACTCCAAAGTTATCTTAGAAACATTGGGATAGATGCAACTACATATGTTGCTATGAGGTATTGGCATCCATTTACTGAGTCAGCAGTAGCAGATATGAAGGCTGATGGCGTTAACGAAGTTGTTGTTTTACCTCTTTATCCCCACTTCTCTATAAGTACAAGTGGATCTAGTTTCAGAGAATTAAAAAGGTTAAGAGATAGCGACTCAGAGTTTGAAAAATTATCAATTCGTTGTATTCGAAGTTGGTTTGATCATCCAGCTTATGTATCTTCAATGGCTGAATTAATAAAGAAACAAATCCTTGCTTGTGAATTACCCCAAGAGGCACACGTTTTTTTTACTGCACATGGTGTTCCCAAAAGTTATGTCGAGGAAGCTGGCGATCCTTATCAAGATCAAATACAAAACTGTTCACTTTTGATTATTGATCAACTTGAAAATTCGCTTGGATTCAGTAATTCATTCTCATTAGCTTATCAAAGCAGAGTTGGACCAGAAGAGTGGCTAAAACCATATACTGAGGAAGTCTTAGAAAAATTGGGAAAATCAGGCATCAAGGAACTTGTTGTAGTCCCAATAAGTTTTGTGAGTGAGCATATTGAAACGCTTCAAGAGATTGATATTGAGTACAAAGAAATTGCTAATAAAAATGGAATTGTTAATTTTAAAAGAGTCCCAGCACTAGATACCTATCCTTTGTTTATTGAGGGATTGGCTGATTTGGTTTCTTCTTGCTTAAACGGCCAAGGGATTAGTTTAGAGGAAGCATCAAAATTGCCAGAAAGAGTAAAACTTTATCCTCAAGAGAAATGGCAATGGGGATGGAATAACAGCTCTGAAGTTTGGAATGGAAGAGTTGCAATGATTGTTTTTCTTTGTTTTTTGATGGAATTAATAATTGGAGGAGGACCTTTGCATCAAATAGGATTATTGTAA
- a CDS encoding aldehyde oxygenase (deformylating), translated as MQAFASNNLTVEKEELNSDSLPDFTSESYKDAYSRINAVVIEGEQEAYSNFLDLAKLIPEHADELVRLGKMEKKHMNGFCACGRNLAVKPDMPFAKTFFSKLHNNFLDAFKVGDTTTCLLIQCILIESFAISAYHVYIRVADPFAKRITEGVVQDEYLHLNYGQEWLKANLPTVKKDLMKANKENLPLIKSMLDEVSNDAEVLHMDKEELMEEFMIAYQDSLMEIGLDNREIARMALAAVI; from the coding sequence ATGCAAGCTTTTGCATCCAACAATTTAACCGTAGAAAAAGAAGAGCTGAATTCTGACTCTCTTCCGGACTTCACCTCGGAATCCTATAAAGATGCCTATAGCAGAATCAATGCAGTTGTAATTGAAGGCGAGCAAGAGGCTTATTCCAATTTTCTCGATCTCGCTAAGTTGATTCCTGAACATGCAGATGAGCTTGTGAGGTTAGGAAAGATGGAGAAAAAGCATATGAATGGTTTTTGTGCTTGTGGTAGAAATCTTGCTGTAAAGCCAGATATGCCCTTTGCGAAAACCTTTTTCTCAAAACTCCATAATAATTTTTTAGATGCTTTTAAAGTTGGAGATACAACAACATGTCTTTTAATTCAATGCATCTTGATTGAATCTTTTGCAATATCTGCTTATCACGTTTACATTCGCGTCGCTGATCCATTTGCGAAAAGGATCACAGAGGGTGTTGTTCAAGATGAATACTTGCACTTGAACTATGGGCAAGAATGGCTCAAGGCTAATCTTCCAACAGTCAAGAAAGATCTAATGAAGGCGAATAAAGAAAATTTGCCTCTTATAAAATCTATGCTTGATGAAGTGTCAAATGACGCGGAAGTTCTTCATATGGATAAGGAAGAGTTAATGGAGGAATTTATGATTGCTTATCAAGATTCACTTATGGAAATTGGTCTTGATAATAGAGAAATTGCTAGAATGGCTCTTGCAGCAGTGATTTAG
- a CDS encoding S1 RNA-binding domain-containing protein — translation MGGSDSQPKKATPPSPAINAPRKPLQVMHISRKTEEEISNKEVTDKTKDKILDEKVLGKTNPSELNKAPEQKKIILEDSTDSFKETTMEDLLRSENNSENKNIEPNNDQKIFDQKSRTVDEFDFDEDEFLAALEDNQPIGTTGEIAKGSVIAVESDGIYVDIGGKAPGFMPKNECGLGVITNLKERFPKGMQVEVLVTREQNADGMVTISCRALELRKSWDKVQNLAKEGKVIRVKINGFNRGGVTCDFEGLRGFIPRSQLEDGENHQSLVSKTINTAFLEVNPERRKLVLSEKKAAIASRFSELEIGQLIEGEILTIKPYGFFVDLKGVSGLLHHSMVTNGSMRSLREVFQAGESIKALITDLDPSRGRIGLNTALLEGPPGELITDKAKVMEEANERAVKARNSLNKEKVEHQNEEKDINLSS, via the coding sequence ATGGGCGGGTCAGATTCTCAGCCTAAAAAAGCTACTCCCCCAAGTCCTGCAATAAATGCACCTCGCAAGCCATTGCAAGTGATGCACATCAGTCGAAAGACTGAGGAAGAAATCTCTAATAAAGAAGTCACTGACAAAACTAAAGATAAAATACTTGATGAAAAAGTTCTAGGTAAAACAAACCCTTCAGAGCTAAATAAAGCTCCTGAACAGAAAAAAATAATTCTTGAAGACTCTACCGATAGTTTTAAAGAAACAACAATGGAAGATCTCCTTAGATCCGAAAATAATTCTGAAAATAAAAACATCGAACCTAATAATGATCAAAAGATTTTTGACCAAAAAAGTAGAACAGTTGATGAATTTGATTTTGATGAAGACGAGTTTTTAGCAGCCTTAGAAGATAATCAACCAATAGGTACAACTGGAGAAATTGCAAAAGGTTCAGTTATAGCAGTTGAAAGTGATGGAATTTATGTCGACATAGGTGGGAAAGCTCCTGGATTCATGCCTAAAAATGAATGTGGTTTAGGTGTAATTACAAATTTAAAAGAGCGCTTTCCAAAAGGGATGCAAGTAGAAGTTCTTGTTACTAGAGAACAAAACGCAGATGGGATGGTAACTATTAGTTGTAGAGCTTTAGAGCTAAGAAAAAGCTGGGACAAAGTTCAAAATCTTGCAAAAGAAGGAAAAGTTATTCGAGTTAAAATAAACGGCTTTAATCGTGGGGGTGTTACATGCGACTTCGAAGGATTAAGAGGTTTTATTCCTAGATCTCAACTTGAAGACGGAGAAAATCATCAATCTCTAGTTTCAAAGACAATTAACACTGCTTTTTTAGAGGTAAATCCAGAGAGACGCAAACTTGTTCTTTCGGAAAAGAAAGCTGCGATTGCTTCAAGATTTTCGGAATTAGAAATCGGACAATTAATCGAAGGTGAAATACTAACGATAAAACCTTATGGCTTTTTTGTTGATTTAAAGGGTGTTAGTGGATTATTGCATCATTCAATGGTTACCAACGGAAGCATGAGAAGCCTTAGAGAAGTTTTTCAAGCAGGTGAGTCTATCAAAGCTTTGATAACTGACTTAGATCCTTCTCGCGGACGAATTGGATTAAACACAGCTCTTTTAGAGGGCCCTCCTGGAGAACTTATTACTGATAAAGCAAAAGTAATGGAAGAAGCGAATGAGCGAGCCGTTAAAGCTCGAAATAGTTTGAATAAAGAAAAAGTTGAGCATCAAAATGAAGAGAAAGACATCAACTTATCCTCTTAA
- a CDS encoding acetyl-CoA carboxylase carboxyltransferase subunit alpha, whose amino-acid sequence MARRFLLEFEKPLVELENQIDQIRELARDSEVDVSQQLLQLETLAARRREEIFNALSPAQKIQVARHPQRPSTLDYIQMFCEDWVELHGDRNGTDDQALIGGLARIGEKSVLLIGQQKGRDTKENVARNFGMAKPGGYRKALRLMDHADRFGIPIISFIDTPGAYAGLIAEEQGQGEAIAVNLREMFRLKVPIIATVIGEGGSGGALGIGVADRLLMFEHSVYTVASPEACASILWRDAAKAPEAASSLKITGPDLMKLGIVDEVLKEPSGGNNWAPLQAGDTLKNAIEKHLSELLALSSDELRDNRYSKFRKMGKFLETQSIESEISV is encoded by the coding sequence ATGGCTAGACGTTTTCTTCTCGAATTTGAAAAACCTCTTGTTGAATTGGAGAATCAAATTGATCAAATTAGAGAATTGGCAAGAGATTCAGAGGTTGATGTAAGTCAGCAACTTCTACAATTGGAAACTCTTGCAGCAAGAAGGCGAGAAGAAATATTTAATGCTCTCTCACCAGCTCAAAAGATTCAAGTAGCTAGACATCCTCAAAGACCAAGCACGCTTGATTACATACAGATGTTTTGTGAAGACTGGGTTGAGTTACATGGAGACAGGAATGGAACTGATGATCAAGCTCTAATAGGAGGATTAGCTCGAATAGGTGAGAAATCTGTTCTTCTCATTGGACAACAAAAAGGCAGAGATACAAAAGAGAATGTTGCAAGAAACTTTGGTATGGCAAAGCCAGGAGGTTACAGAAAAGCTCTGAGGCTAATGGATCATGCTGATCGCTTTGGTATTCCAATAATCTCTTTCATAGACACTCCTGGGGCTTATGCAGGCCTTATAGCAGAAGAACAAGGACAGGGAGAGGCAATCGCGGTGAATTTGCGTGAAATGTTTAGGCTTAAAGTCCCCATAATTGCAACTGTAATTGGGGAAGGTGGATCTGGTGGCGCTCTAGGGATAGGCGTCGCAGACAGGTTGCTTATGTTTGAACATAGTGTTTACACAGTTGCAAGCCCTGAAGCTTGTGCATCGATTTTATGGAGAGACGCTGCCAAGGCTCCTGAGGCAGCATCATCATTGAAAATCACTGGACCTGATCTTATGAAGTTAGGAATTGTTGACGAGGTCTTAAAAGAGCCATCTGGGGGGAATAATTGGGCCCCGCTTCAGGCAGGAGATACTTTGAAAAATGCTATAGAGAAGCATTTATCCGAATTATTAGCTTTATCCTCTGATGAATTAAGAGACAACAGATATTCAAAATTTAGAAAAATGGGGAAATTTTTGGAAACTCAGTCTATCGAAAGTGAAATTTCAGTTTAA
- a CDS encoding creatininase family protein: protein MTWPEASKAASAKGSTLVWPFGACEQHGPHLPLITDTFFAENILIKTLDGLPEKMPIWMIPSQSIGFSPEHQAFPGTLSLSADVLLSLVTDIGQQIASMGFKRLVFFNAHGGQIGLLQAVSRQLRIQCPSLAVLPCFLWSGVPGLDDLLPEKEVEEGLHAALAETSLMLHMGIDLVRNDSYLKNKGIDKEIISTPKGWSLEGASPCAWLTEDLSSSGVIGDASSSNSELGAALENALIDHWKSLFTSLLESDWPPIMSERPVSSS, encoded by the coding sequence TTGACCTGGCCTGAGGCCTCTAAAGCCGCTTCAGCTAAAGGATCTACATTGGTTTGGCCCTTTGGTGCATGTGAACAACACGGACCTCATTTACCTTTAATTACTGATACTTTTTTTGCTGAAAATATTTTAATTAAGACACTTGATGGTCTGCCAGAGAAAATGCCGATTTGGATGATTCCATCTCAATCAATTGGCTTCTCTCCTGAACATCAAGCTTTCCCAGGAACTTTATCCTTGTCCGCGGATGTTTTACTTTCGCTAGTAACTGATATTGGTCAGCAAATAGCTTCTATGGGATTTAAAAGATTAGTCTTTTTTAATGCCCATGGAGGACAAATAGGCCTTCTGCAAGCAGTTTCGAGGCAACTAAGAATTCAATGTCCTTCCCTCGCAGTCTTACCTTGTTTCCTTTGGAGTGGTGTCCCAGGCTTAGATGATCTTCTGCCTGAGAAAGAAGTTGAGGAAGGACTTCACGCTGCTTTAGCAGAAACAAGCCTTATGTTGCACATGGGTATAGATTTGGTCCGAAATGATTCTTACTTAAAAAATAAAGGTATAGATAAAGAAATTATTTCTACTCCAAAAGGGTGGAGCCTTGAGGGTGCCTCGCCATGTGCATGGCTTACAGAAGATTTAAGCTCTTCTGGAGTTATTGGGGATGCAAGTTCTTCAAATTCTGAACTGGGTGCCGCTTTAGAAAATGCACTAATAGATCATTGGAAGTCATTATTTACAAGCCTTTTGGAGAGTGATTGGCCGCCAATCATGTCAGAAAGACCTGTTTCTAGCAGTTAA
- the ilvB gene encoding biosynthetic-type acetolactate synthase large subunit: MTLTSASNQIGDSGTQTQFEMTGADALMDSLRRHGVDTIFGYPGGAILPIYDAVFKAEQEGWLKHILVRHEQGGTHAADGFARATGKVGVCFGTSGPGATNLVTGIATAQMDSVPLVVITGQVPRPAIGTDAFQETDIFGITLPIVKHSWVVRDPSEIAKVVAQAFLIAASGRPGPVLIDIPKDVGQEMFKYLPVEPGSIKPPGFELPFAPEHKAISAALDLIENAEQPLLYVGGGVISSGAHESLDAIANRYQIPVTTTLMGKGAFDERDPLSVGMLGMHGTAYANFAVTECDLLIAIGARFDDRVTGKLDTFAPKAKVIHFEIDPAEINKNRVVEVSVLGDVGISLVKLLDLSKQRKTNPRTSSWLNKIKNWKNNFPLITPPKKGEIYPQEVLIALRDLAQDAYITTDVGQHQMWAAQYLLNGPRQWISSAGLGTMGFGMPAAMGVKVALPNEQVICIAGDASILMNIQELGTIAQYKLNLKVIIINNHWQGMVRQWQESFYDERYSASNMSVGEPDFISLSNAFGIKGIVISERDHLIPQLQKALVHEGPVLVNVNVRKGENCYPMVPPGKSNAQMVGIPDIN; this comes from the coding sequence GTGACCCTGACTTCTGCATCTAATCAAATAGGAGATTCAGGAACACAAACTCAATTTGAGATGACAGGAGCTGATGCCTTGATGGATTCTCTTCGTAGGCACGGCGTAGATACTATTTTTGGCTATCCAGGCGGAGCAATCCTTCCAATATATGATGCTGTTTTTAAAGCTGAGCAAGAGGGGTGGTTAAAACATATTCTTGTTCGACATGAGCAAGGGGGAACTCATGCCGCAGATGGTTTCGCTAGAGCAACTGGTAAAGTAGGTGTTTGTTTTGGTACCTCAGGTCCTGGGGCTACGAATCTAGTCACAGGAATAGCAACTGCTCAGATGGATTCTGTGCCTCTTGTCGTCATAACAGGACAAGTTCCCAGACCTGCTATTGGAACCGATGCTTTTCAAGAAACAGATATTTTTGGGATAACACTTCCAATTGTTAAACATTCATGGGTCGTAAGAGATCCATCTGAAATTGCAAAAGTTGTAGCTCAAGCTTTTCTTATTGCCGCATCCGGTAGACCAGGTCCTGTTTTGATTGATATACCAAAAGATGTTGGACAAGAGATGTTTAAATATCTTCCTGTCGAGCCAGGTTCAATAAAGCCCCCAGGCTTTGAACTACCATTCGCACCAGAACATAAAGCTATAAGTGCAGCTTTAGATTTAATTGAAAATGCTGAGCAACCACTCCTTTACGTTGGAGGAGGCGTTATTTCTTCGGGGGCGCATGAGTCGTTAGATGCGATCGCTAATAGATATCAAATACCCGTAACAACAACTTTGATGGGAAAAGGCGCATTTGATGAACGTGATCCTTTATCAGTTGGGATGCTTGGCATGCATGGAACAGCGTATGCAAATTTTGCCGTGACTGAATGTGATTTGTTGATTGCCATTGGAGCAAGATTTGATGACAGAGTCACAGGGAAATTAGATACTTTTGCCCCTAAAGCAAAAGTAATTCATTTTGAGATTGATCCAGCTGAAATAAATAAAAATAGAGTAGTTGAAGTCTCTGTATTAGGTGACGTTGGAATTAGCCTTGTTAAATTATTAGATCTCAGTAAACAAAGAAAAACAAATCCAAGAACTTCTAGCTGGCTTAATAAAATTAAAAACTGGAAAAATAATTTTCCTTTGATTACTCCACCAAAAAAAGGAGAGATTTATCCACAGGAAGTATTAATCGCTTTAAGAGACTTGGCCCAAGATGCTTATATTACAACTGATGTTGGACAACATCAGATGTGGGCTGCTCAATATTTGCTTAATGGGCCAAGACAATGGATTAGTAGTGCAGGACTTGGAACAATGGGTTTTGGAATGCCTGCTGCAATGGGAGTTAAAGTTGCTTTGCCTAATGAGCAAGTCATTTGTATCGCCGGTGATGCAAGTATTCTCATGAACATTCAAGAACTTGGAACTATTGCTCAATACAAGTTAAATTTAAAAGTAATCATTATCAATAATCATTGGCAGGGGATGGTTAGGCAATGGCAAGAAAGTTTTTATGATGAACGATACTCGGCTTCTAACATGTCTGTAGGTGAACCTGACTTTATTTCGTTATCTAATGCTTTTGGGATTAAGGGTATTGTGATTTCAGAAAGAGACCACTTAATACCTCAACTTCAGAAGGCCTTGGTGCATGAAGGACCCGTTCTCGTAAACGTAAATGTAAGAAAAGGTGAAAACTGTTATCCAATGGTTCCACCCGGGAAAAGTAATGCTCAAATGGTTGGTATACCTGATATTAATTAA
- a CDS encoding nuclease has translation MNNFYIKTLILFLSFFCFFSQVYAAEILQVSSSSVLLIGDNNRTYTVKIACTEISPDFEEKSIVWLKRQLPRHTKVNLKPKGSLDGMLIAKIIPFNSKIDITEKYINEGLATNNC, from the coding sequence ATGAATAATTTTTATATAAAAACTTTAATATTATTTCTTTCATTTTTTTGTTTTTTTTCTCAAGTTTATGCAGCAGAGATTTTGCAAGTTAGTAGTTCATCTGTTTTGTTAATTGGAGACAACAATCGAACTTATACAGTGAAAATAGCATGCACAGAAATCAGCCCTGACTTCGAAGAGAAATCTATTGTCTGGTTAAAAAGACAATTACCAAGACATACAAAGGTAAACTTAAAGCCTAAAGGATCACTAGATGGAATGCTAATAGCGAAAATTATTCCTTTTAACAGTAAAATTGATATAACTGAGAAATATATAAATGAAGGATTGGCAACAAATAACTGTTAA